One genomic region from Ruegeria sp. TM1040 encodes:
- a CDS encoding LysR family transcriptional regulator: MQLNWDDMRTVLALVRCGTLAAAGDALGVTYTTVARRVTRAEKALGQPLFERHPEGYVPMPLARDLAVAAESMEREEHQLLRRVTGKDQTLSGRLTLTAPQLLIQAQLAPVLKRFIDLYPEVELVVKASNDLLDLNRREADLAIRISSEPGETLIGRQLTAQKSACFAAPEVAEAAARSPEAPLDWVLYTHHKAPPKVAWAIHPNSRVRARFDDMVALKAAAEAGMGALRMPVFLGRTSPALVPLRHLATMTYAPIWMLTHKDLRQSRKVAALKELLVPWFRKNAAIFTEL, translated from the coding sequence ATGCAGTTAAACTGGGATGATATGCGCACGGTTCTCGCTCTGGTGCGCTGTGGCACACTCGCTGCTGCAGGGGACGCTCTGGGTGTGACCTACACCACCGTTGCCCGTAGGGTGACACGCGCCGAGAAGGCATTGGGCCAACCCTTGTTTGAACGCCACCCCGAAGGCTATGTGCCGATGCCGCTCGCGCGCGATTTGGCCGTGGCTGCGGAGAGTATGGAGAGGGAAGAACACCAGTTGCTGCGGCGCGTCACTGGAAAGGACCAGACCCTCTCGGGGCGTCTCACCCTGACTGCACCGCAACTCCTGATACAGGCACAGCTTGCCCCGGTCTTGAAGCGCTTCATTGACCTCTACCCCGAGGTCGAACTTGTGGTGAAGGCCAGCAATGATCTCTTGGATCTGAACAGACGAGAGGCAGATTTGGCGATCCGGATCAGCTCGGAACCGGGGGAGACTTTGATCGGGCGTCAGTTGACGGCCCAAAAGAGCGCCTGTTTTGCGGCGCCCGAGGTGGCAGAGGCGGCAGCTCGGTCACCGGAGGCGCCCTTGGATTGGGTGCTCTATACACATCACAAGGCACCTCCCAAGGTCGCATGGGCTATTCATCCCAACTCCCGTGTGCGTGCGCGATTTGATGACATGGTGGCGCTGAAGGCCGCCGCCGAAGCAGGGATGGGCGCGCTGCGTATGCCAGTCTTTCTGGGGCGCACCTCCCCTGCTCTGGTCCCACTTCGACATCTTGCAACAATGACCTACGCGCCGATCTGGATGCTCACGCACAAGGATTTGCGTCAGTCGCGCAAGGTCGCCGCCCTCAAAGAGCTTCTGGTTCCCTGGTTCCGAAAGAATGCGGCGATCTTTACCGAACTCTGA
- a CDS encoding DUF1330 domain-containing protein, which translates to MVYAYANIIVANADSLASYREKAGDALAKHGGRVAQATPQQTILEGARDETGLGAILVFETVEGAKAWINDPALSDVHALRRGAGQSTITLMA; encoded by the coding sequence ATGGTTTACGCCTATGCAAATATTATTGTCGCTAATGCTGACAGCCTCGCATCCTATCGCGAGAAAGCCGGAGATGCGCTCGCAAAACATGGAGGGCGGGTGGCGCAGGCAACGCCGCAACAGACCATTCTGGAGGGCGCGCGGGATGAAACCGGGCTTGGAGCGATCCTCGTGTTTGAAACAGTCGAAGGCGCAAAAGCCTGGATCAACGATCCCGCGCTCTCTGACGTGCATGCGCTTCGACGCGGCGCTGGACAAAGCACCATTACCCTGATGGCATAA
- the fdhF gene encoding formate dehydrogenase subunit alpha: MSDKITFTLDGAQVTADAGMTIWEVANGRGLKIPHLCHKPQPGYRPDGNCRACMVEIEGERTLAASCIREPSEGMVVTTNNARAENARKMVMELLVADQPAQEVAHDKSSHMWDMAELNGVSESRFPKLEEGHIPLLDDSHVAMSVNLDACISCGLCVRACREVQVNDVIGMAGRGHNAYPTFDIADPMGESSCVACGECVQACPTGALMPATVVDENQVGDRKDFDSETESVCPFCGVGCKVSLKVKDGKVKYVEGINGPANEGRLCVKGRFGFDYIHHPHRLTKPLIRREDAPDKGLNVDPGNLMTHFREASWDEAMDLAAKGLIKLRDADPKSVAGFGSAKCTNEEAYLFQKFIRQGFKHNNVDHCTRLCHASSVAALIENVGSGAVTATFNEIENADVAIIIGANPIENHPVAATYFKQFTKRGGKLIVMDPRGVGMRRYADEMLQFRPGADVSMLNAIMNVIVEEELYDSQYIHRWTENWEAEKEHLRQFTPEKMSEICGIEPEQLRRVARTFAGAEAGMIFWGMGVSQHIHGTDNSRCLISLALMTGNVGKPGAGLHPLRGQNNVQGASDAGLIPMFLPDYQTVTSDDVRRSFTDVWGGGDFSNEKGLTVTEIVDQVYAGNIKGMYIQGENPAMSDPDADHAREAFAKLDLMIVQDIFLTETANFADIILPASTLYEKNGTVSNTNRQVQRVRPAVTPPGEAREDWKITVELAQRIGLPWAYSDVSEVFAEMKLNMKSLDNITWERLEVETITYPSLHETDPGQAIVFGDGFPRPEGRARFTPASVIPPDEAPDADFPMIMTTGRQLEHWHTGSMTRRSLVLDAVEPEANCSLHPRTLRTLGVEPGEMVRLSTRRGSIEIMARADRAVAEDMVFVPFAYVEAAANILTNPAIDPYGKIPEFKFSAVRVEKAEGQIAAE, translated from the coding sequence ATGTCCGATAAAATCACCTTTACGCTCGACGGCGCGCAAGTCACCGCCGACGCTGGCATGACCATCTGGGAAGTCGCCAATGGCCGCGGCCTCAAGATCCCGCATCTCTGCCACAAGCCGCAGCCCGGCTATCGCCCCGACGGCAATTGCCGCGCGTGCATGGTCGAGATCGAGGGCGAGCGCACGCTTGCGGCCTCCTGCATTCGCGAGCCCAGTGAGGGCATGGTTGTCACCACCAACAATGCACGCGCCGAAAACGCGCGAAAGATGGTGATGGAGCTGCTGGTTGCGGATCAGCCCGCGCAGGAGGTTGCGCATGATAAGTCCTCGCATATGTGGGATATGGCAGAGTTGAACGGGGTTTCGGAGTCGCGCTTTCCCAAGCTCGAAGAGGGGCACATCCCGCTTTTGGATGACAGCCATGTCGCCATGAGCGTAAACCTTGATGCCTGTATCTCTTGCGGGCTCTGCGTGCGCGCCTGCCGTGAAGTGCAGGTGAACGACGTGATTGGTATGGCGGGCCGGGGGCACAATGCCTATCCGACCTTTGATATTGCCGACCCGATGGGCGAGTCCTCCTGCGTGGCCTGCGGCGAATGCGTGCAGGCCTGCCCGACGGGCGCACTGATGCCCGCGACCGTGGTGGATGAAAACCAGGTGGGCGATCGCAAGGACTTTGATTCAGAAACCGAAAGCGTCTGCCCCTTCTGCGGGGTCGGCTGCAAAGTCTCGCTCAAGGTGAAAGATGGTAAGGTCAAATATGTCGAGGGCATCAATGGCCCCGCGAACGAAGGCCGTCTCTGCGTGAAAGGTCGTTTCGGCTTTGACTATATCCACCATCCGCACCGCCTCACCAAACCACTGATCCGTCGCGAGGATGCACCGGACAAAGGGCTGAATGTCGATCCCGGGAACCTGATGACTCACTTCCGCGAGGCAAGCTGGGATGAGGCGATGGATCTGGCCGCGAAAGGTCTGATCAAGCTGCGGGACGCAGACCCCAAATCTGTCGCAGGTTTTGGGTCGGCAAAATGCACCAATGAAGAAGCCTATCTCTTCCAGAAGTTTATTCGTCAGGGCTTCAAGCACAACAACGTCGATCACTGCACCCGCCTGTGTCATGCCTCTTCTGTGGCGGCACTGATCGAGAACGTGGGCTCGGGGGCTGTGACCGCAACCTTCAACGAGATCGAGAACGCGGATGTAGCGATCATCATCGGCGCCAACCCGATTGAGAACCACCCTGTTGCTGCGACCTATTTCAAGCAGTTCACCAAACGCGGTGGCAAGCTGATTGTGATGGATCCGCGCGGTGTCGGCATGCGCCGATATGCGGACGAGATGCTCCAGTTCCGTCCAGGTGCCGATGTGTCGATGCTCAATGCGATCATGAACGTGATCGTGGAAGAAGAGCTCTATGACAGCCAGTATATCCACCGCTGGACCGAAAACTGGGAGGCTGAAAAAGAGCACCTGCGCCAGTTCACGCCAGAAAAGATGTCGGAAATCTGCGGCATCGAGCCAGAGCAGCTGCGCCGTGTGGCCCGGACCTTTGCAGGTGCCGAGGCGGGGATGATCTTCTGGGGCATGGGCGTCAGCCAGCACATTCACGGCACTGACAACTCGCGGTGCCTGATCTCGCTGGCCTTGATGACAGGCAATGTCGGTAAACCCGGTGCGGGCCTGCACCCCTTGCGGGGTCAGAACAATGTGCAGGGTGCGTCGGATGCGGGTCTCATTCCGATGTTCCTGCCGGACTACCAGACTGTCACCTCTGACGATGTCCGTCGCAGCTTTACAGATGTCTGGGGTGGGGGCGATTTCTCCAATGAGAAGGGCCTCACCGTGACAGAAATCGTGGATCAGGTTTATGCGGGCAATATCAAAGGCATGTACATTCAGGGCGAGAACCCTGCCATGTCCGACCCTGACGCCGATCACGCGCGCGAGGCCTTTGCCAAGCTCGACCTGATGATCGTGCAGGATATTTTCCTGACCGAGACGGCGAATTTCGCCGACATCATCCTGCCCGCCTCGACCCTTTATGAAAAGAACGGCACGGTGTCCAATACCAACCGTCAGGTGCAGCGCGTGCGGCCTGCCGTCACCCCTCCGGGTGAGGCGCGCGAGGATTGGAAGATCACCGTAGAATTGGCACAGCGGATCGGTTTGCCTTGGGCCTATAGTGATGTTTCAGAGGTTTTTGCCGAGATGAAACTCAATATGAAGTCGCTCGACAATATCACCTGGGAACGTCTGGAGGTGGAGACCATCACCTATCCCTCGCTGCATGAGACCGACCCGGGTCAGGCGATTGTGTTTGGCGATGGCTTCCCGCGCCCCGAGGGGCGGGCGAGATTTACGCCTGCCTCGGTGATCCCGCCGGATGAGGCCCCGGATGCGGACTTCCCGATGATCATGACCACGGGGCGTCAGCTCGAACATTGGCATACGGGCTCCATGACGCGGCGCTCGCTTGTGTTGGATGCGGTTGAGCCGGAGGCAAACTGTTCGTTGCATCCGCGTACCCTGCGCACCCTTGGGGTTGAGCCGGGCGAGATGGTTCGACTGTCCACGCGTCGCGGCTCGATCGAGATCATGGCTCGTGCGGACCGCGCGGTGGCCGAAGACATGGTCTTTGTGCCCTTTGCCTATGTCGAGGCAGCGGCCAATATCCTGACCAACCCGGCAATCGATCCCTACGGCAAGATCCCCGAGTTCAAGTTCTCGGCTGTGCGGGTTGAGAAGGCAGAAGGGCAGATCGCAGCCGAGTGA
- a CDS encoding NAD(P)H-dependent oxidoreductase subunit E: MAPLDNTSGVWKSGRGKGRKTPKGRQLDDQAHTEILDLLGARPRDRDLLIEFLHLVQDKFGHISAAHIRALSEEMRVGQAEIYEVASFYAHFDVVKEGETPPPALTIRVCDSLSCELAGAEQLKKALEDGMNPAQVRVLRAPCMGRCDTAPVLEIGHNHIDHATLAKVETAIASDDTHAHIPDYETYESYAAEGGYAVLQDLRESGDWEAVQEKVLSAGLRGLGGAGFPSGKKWGFVRANEGPRYLAVNGDEGEPGTFKDRYYLERTPHLFLEGMLIAAWAVEAERSFIYMRDEYPAVLEILRREIRALEEAGIVEAGYIDLRRGAGAYICGEESAMIESIEGKRGEPRHRPPFVAQVGIFGRPTLVHNVETLYWIAKINREGPECLNAVEKNGRKGLRSYSVSGRVQNPGVHLLPAGSTILDVIEAAGGMLEGHLFKAYQPGGPSSGLLPAHMNDIPLDFDTLQPHGSFIGSAAVVVLSDQDSARDAALNMLRFFEDESCGQCTPCRVGCEKAVKLMQAEKWDQSLLEELSQTMVDASICGLGQAAPNPIRLTMKHFPEEI, from the coding sequence ATGGCACCTCTGGACAATACATCTGGCGTTTGGAAATCCGGACGCGGCAAGGGGCGCAAAACCCCAAAAGGTCGTCAGCTAGACGATCAGGCGCATACCGAGATCCTGGATCTTCTGGGCGCGCGTCCCCGCGATCGCGATCTGTTGATCGAGTTCCTGCATCTGGTTCAGGACAAATTCGGCCATATTTCCGCAGCGCATATCCGCGCGCTCTCTGAGGAAATGCGGGTCGGTCAGGCGGAGATCTACGAGGTCGCCAGCTTTTATGCGCATTTCGATGTGGTCAAAGAAGGCGAGACACCGCCGCCTGCTCTGACGATCCGGGTCTGTGATTCATTGTCCTGCGAACTTGCGGGCGCCGAGCAACTGAAAAAGGCGCTGGAAGACGGTATGAACCCCGCGCAGGTCCGCGTTTTGCGCGCTCCCTGCATGGGGCGGTGCGATACCGCGCCGGTGCTCGAGATCGGTCATAACCACATCGACCACGCCACCCTGGCAAAGGTCGAGACAGCGATCGCGAGCGATGACACCCACGCCCACATCCCCGATTACGAGACCTATGAGTCTTATGCCGCAGAGGGCGGCTATGCGGTTTTGCAAGATCTGCGCGAGAGCGGCGATTGGGAAGCGGTCCAAGAAAAAGTTCTGTCGGCAGGGCTGCGGGGTCTTGGGGGTGCAGGCTTCCCGTCCGGCAAGAAATGGGGTTTTGTGCGTGCCAATGAGGGGCCGCGCTATCTCGCCGTGAATGGCGATGAAGGCGAGCCGGGGACTTTCAAGGATCGCTACTATCTTGAGCGCACGCCACATCTCTTCCTTGAGGGGATGTTAATTGCGGCTTGGGCGGTGGAGGCGGAGAGGTCCTTCATCTATATGCGGGACGAATACCCGGCCGTTCTGGAGATCCTGCGCCGCGAGATTCGCGCGCTCGAGGAAGCGGGCATCGTGGAGGCAGGCTATATCGATCTGCGTCGCGGGGCAGGGGCCTATATCTGCGGCGAAGAATCCGCGATGATCGAATCCATCGAGGGCAAACGCGGCGAGCCGCGCCACCGCCCGCCCTTTGTGGCGCAAGTGGGGATCTTTGGGCGGCCGACCCTCGTGCACAATGTCGAGACGTTGTATTGGATCGCGAAAATCAATCGCGAAGGGCCAGAGTGTCTGAACGCGGTTGAGAAGAACGGGCGCAAGGGGCTGAGGTCCTATTCCGTCTCCGGTCGCGTCCAGAACCCGGGCGTGCATCTGCTGCCTGCTGGCTCCACCATCCTTGATGTGATCGAAGCCGCGGGTGGCATGCTCGAGGGCCACTTGTTCAAGGCCTACCAGCCGGGCGGGCCGTCTTCGGGTTTGTTGCCTGCACATATGAATGATATTCCGCTCGATTTTGACACGCTACAACCACATGGATCATTCATCGGCTCTGCCGCTGTGGTGGTGTTGTCCGATCAGGATTCCGCGCGGGATGCGGCGCTCAATATGCTTCGGTTCTTTGAGGATGAAAGCTGTGGCCAATGCACCCCCTGCCGGGTGGGCTGTGAAAAGGCCGTGAAACTGATGCAGGCCGAAAAATGGGATCAGTCGCTTCTTGAGGAACTCAGTCAGACCATGGTGGATGCCTCCATCTGCGGTCTGGGCCAAGCCGCGCCCAACCCGATCCGCCTCACAATGAAACACTTCCCCGAGGAGATCTGA
- a CDS encoding LysR family transcriptional regulator codes for MIELKDLQLLTALARHQHFARAAEACHMSQPAFSMRIRSLEDKLGLSIVRRGNRFQGLTAEGQMIVERARGILDDAKALDQEIAAARGEVTGTLVIGVVPTATSYAAQLVDRMHQAHPRVFVRLEVTTSLSIQQRLYDGTLDVGVTYSDSVGRDDMSVTDLYDEAYVVFASEQMLSGHETQMSWRNAAQLPLSLLEPQMQNRRILDRIFADLDLRPEIVSESSGFMASLVMARAGSVATILPQALVEALGPLQGTRTLRLVDPEPSWPICLASVERQPELTTIRALKAVIAAGPL; via the coding sequence ATGATTGAACTTAAAGATCTGCAATTGTTAACAGCCCTGGCGCGCCACCAGCATTTCGCGAGGGCGGCTGAGGCGTGCCATATGTCGCAACCCGCGTTCTCGATGCGCATTCGCAGCCTCGAGGATAAGCTGGGACTCTCGATTGTGCGCCGTGGCAATCGGTTTCAGGGACTCACGGCGGAAGGCCAGATGATCGTGGAGCGCGCGCGTGGGATTCTCGACGACGCAAAGGCGCTTGATCAGGAAATTGCTGCCGCCCGTGGCGAAGTGACCGGGACTTTGGTGATCGGGGTTGTGCCAACGGCGACCTCTTACGCGGCGCAGCTTGTGGATCGGATGCATCAGGCGCATCCTCGGGTCTTCGTGCGCCTCGAAGTCACCACCTCGCTCAGCATTCAGCAGCGGCTCTATGATGGGACGCTGGATGTGGGGGTGACCTACAGCGACAGCGTCGGTCGCGACGACATGAGCGTCACGGATCTCTACGACGAGGCCTATGTTGTCTTTGCCTCCGAACAGATGCTGTCGGGACACGAGACGCAGATGTCGTGGCGCAATGCGGCACAGCTGCCGTTGAGTTTGCTGGAGCCGCAAATGCAGAACCGGCGTATTCTGGACCGGATTTTTGCCGATCTCGATCTGCGACCAGAGATCGTTTCGGAGTCCAGTGGCTTTATGGCGTCACTGGTGATGGCGCGGGCCGGGTCGGTGGCCACCATCCTTCCTCAGGCCCTGGTCGAAGCCTTGGGGCCACTTCAAGGGACACGCACATTGCGGTTGGTCGATCCCGAGCCCTCGTGGCCGATTTGCCTGGCCTCTGTCGAGCGTCAGCCTGAACTGACGACCATCCGGGCACTCAAGGCTGTGATCGCAGCGGGGCCACTCTAG
- a CDS encoding PDC sensor domain-containing protein: MRLVTTVAALLLAVPAIASDEFTPALEAYMNDEIMNWANAPEIVAAIKAQNDAHAGLTQTQIEEMDQAWRGTVATPQNDPIAPVLENPVADALRARIDASMGAMTEIFIMDEHGLNVAASDVTSDMWQGDEAKFQDTYGKGAGSVHISGVELDESTQRYQGQISVTIVDPETGSPIGAITVGVDAESLL, encoded by the coding sequence GTGCGTCTCGTAACCACAGTTGCGGCCCTGCTCTTGGCCGTCCCGGCGATCGCTTCAGATGAGTTCACCCCGGCCCTTGAGGCCTACATGAACGATGAAATCATGAACTGGGCCAATGCCCCAGAGATCGTCGCGGCGATCAAGGCGCAAAATGATGCACACGCCGGCCTTACCCAGACTCAGATCGAGGAAATGGACCAGGCCTGGCGTGGTACGGTCGCTACGCCTCAGAATGACCCCATCGCACCAGTGCTCGAAAATCCGGTCGCAGACGCATTGCGCGCCCGTATCGATGCCTCCATGGGCGCCATGACGGAAATTTTCATCATGGATGAACACGGACTGAACGTAGCTGCCTCCGATGTCACCTCGGACATGTGGCAAGGGGACGAAGCAAAATTCCAGGACACCTATGGTAAGGGCGCAGGCAGCGTTCACATCAGCGGGGTCGAGCTCGATGAGTCCACACAGCGCTATCAGGGCCAAATCTCGGTCACGATTGTTGATCCGGAAACCGGATCTCCGATTGGCGCGATTACCGTGGGCGTTGACGCGGAAAGCCTTCTCTAA